A genome region from Neptunomonas japonica JAMM 1380 includes the following:
- a CDS encoding flagella synthesis protein FlgN, giving the protein MTDFSSTLASVDALALEGITLLSGLEKLLDQELVALKAREIETIQIINTEKQTILRQFDQNNQTRAELLIAAGLPVSKEGLSSLLSQNQNQTLAQQFKAHWSDLEAVLKTTMDANLRNEQIIMRSSQSLDKLLTALRGQKPSNSLYTSKGAKGNYTGQSHIGKA; this is encoded by the coding sequence ATGACAGATTTCTCTTCTACTCTTGCCTCCGTTGATGCCCTCGCCTTAGAGGGCATTACTCTTTTAAGCGGGTTAGAAAAACTGTTAGATCAAGAGCTTGTCGCACTTAAAGCTCGAGAAATCGAAACAATTCAGATCATCAATACAGAGAAACAAACCATCCTTCGACAGTTTGATCAGAATAATCAAACAAGAGCCGAGTTATTAATAGCCGCTGGCTTACCGGTCTCTAAAGAAGGTCTTTCTTCATTACTTTCCCAAAATCAAAACCAAACACTTGCGCAACAGTTCAAAGCTCATTGGAGTGATTTGGAAGCTGTATTGAAAACCACCATGGATGCCAATCTGCGAAACGAACAAATCATAATGCGTTCAAGCCAAAGTCTAGACAAGTTGCTCACGGCTTTACGCGGACAAAAGCCCAGTAATTCGCTATATACGTCAAAAGGGGCTAAAGGTAATTACACTGGACAGTCTCACATCGGCAAAGCATAA
- a CDS encoding efflux RND transporter permease subunit: protein MDKRSAEAHKATHWLHCFEEAVFNSPKVILSLILMATLFFAAQIPSVKIYSDFADLLPQTHPYIELHNEIKESFGGANVIIVGVEFTEHDIFNNEALARIHRITQAVDSLPGVNHNLVVSVTHRNSRKVWLTAEGNVNSEPYYNPEHTDLSNQELALLRKDIVADARVYGPLVSPDKHMALVKAQLIEGQLDYAATFTKIQELRQLEAADGVRIHVTGQPMLVGWAYQYLNQIIEIFLFTALIMLALLIFYFRKAYGILVPLAGVVVSAIWGVGIISLFGYNLDPLSLVIPFLISARAMSHGIQLVERYYLELNDHDDHHVAARLTFDSLFRPGSLGVVSDAVGLLLLAIGSIPLNTKLAHYASVWALSIIVIVLLAVPLLLSVLPKPKNSEIKHNLFRNVGYFCADLISGVKPAKRALSVALVLLLSGFYLSSSVVIGESEPGSPILYQDHDYNLSSKAVNDSFPGSEEMYIVAQTTDKGGIKRPEVLKALADLERHMLLDPDVGGAKGAPDLVKQVNRLLHNNDPRWQQIPDDKLYVGGLMYTYMMSNPIPGALNEFIDTDERIANLVFYYKDHQGETIRRAIHTAKQWITANEGKVEGLTIRLAGGTIGVIASQNEAAFETNLWVLPLVFLLIFIFVAAFYSSLMAGTMMFGAMLFATTLTYAYMGIVGMGINSNTVPIIAVGVGVGIDYSIYMMDRIRSEMVLLGDLNAAVNRAIRTTGLAVSFTAITLIAGIVMWVLLSDLRFQADAALLLIVMVILNGAAAMLLVPSWVLVFKPNFIVKAYVDEDGVIHADQSSEDVSLITTKA, encoded by the coding sequence ATGGATAAACGATCGGCTGAAGCCCATAAAGCTACGCATTGGTTACACTGCTTTGAAGAGGCCGTATTTAACTCTCCCAAAGTAATTCTTTCGCTAATTCTGATGGCAACTCTATTTTTTGCAGCTCAGATACCCAGCGTAAAAATTTATTCTGACTTTGCAGACTTGCTACCGCAGACTCATCCCTATATTGAACTGCATAACGAAATTAAAGAATCGTTCGGTGGGGCTAATGTCATTATCGTGGGTGTTGAGTTTACTGAGCACGATATTTTCAATAACGAGGCGCTGGCACGCATTCATCGCATTACTCAGGCCGTAGACTCTCTTCCAGGCGTAAACCATAACCTCGTTGTGAGTGTTACACACCGCAACTCCCGAAAAGTATGGCTGACGGCAGAAGGTAATGTTAATTCAGAGCCTTACTATAATCCTGAACATACTGATTTGAGTAATCAAGAGTTAGCGCTGTTGCGCAAGGATATAGTTGCTGATGCCCGTGTATACGGTCCTCTGGTTAGCCCAGATAAACATATGGCACTGGTTAAAGCGCAGTTGATTGAAGGGCAGTTAGATTATGCAGCGACCTTTACTAAAATTCAGGAGTTGCGTCAGTTAGAAGCAGCTGATGGTGTGCGTATACATGTAACAGGTCAACCGATGCTGGTGGGTTGGGCATACCAATACCTAAACCAGATTATTGAAATCTTTCTGTTTACCGCGCTGATTATGCTAGCGCTGTTGATATTTTATTTTCGAAAAGCCTACGGGATCCTTGTGCCACTTGCTGGCGTGGTGGTTTCTGCCATCTGGGGTGTTGGGATCATCTCTTTATTTGGCTATAACCTTGATCCTTTAAGCTTGGTTATCCCTTTCCTTATCTCTGCGCGTGCGATGTCGCATGGTATTCAGCTAGTGGAGCGGTACTACCTTGAGCTAAATGATCATGATGATCATCACGTTGCGGCCCGGCTGACATTCGATAGCTTGTTTCGGCCCGGAAGCTTGGGGGTGGTTTCCGATGCTGTCGGTCTGTTGTTACTCGCGATTGGTTCTATCCCGTTGAATACAAAACTGGCGCACTATGCCTCGGTATGGGCGCTGAGCATTATCGTCATCGTACTGTTAGCGGTACCACTATTGCTATCTGTGCTGCCTAAGCCAAAAAATAGCGAGATTAAACATAATTTGTTCCGCAATGTCGGTTATTTCTGTGCTGATCTTATTAGCGGTGTTAAACCTGCGAAACGTGCTCTTTCTGTTGCGCTAGTACTGTTGTTGAGTGGTTTCTACCTGTCTTCTAGTGTTGTTATCGGTGAGTCCGAACCGGGCTCGCCGATCTTGTACCAAGATCATGATTACAACTTATCTTCAAAGGCTGTTAACGATAGTTTTCCGGGTTCAGAAGAGATGTATATCGTCGCACAAACCACTGACAAAGGTGGAATAAAGCGACCGGAGGTGCTCAAAGCATTGGCTGATTTGGAGCGCCATATGTTGCTTGATCCGGACGTGGGTGGGGCGAAAGGTGCGCCAGATTTGGTCAAGCAAGTTAACCGTTTGCTGCATAACAATGATCCGCGTTGGCAGCAGATCCCAGATGATAAGTTGTACGTCGGTGGTTTGATGTATACCTACATGATGTCTAATCCTATCCCGGGAGCTTTGAATGAGTTTATCGATACAGATGAGCGTATTGCCAACTTAGTTTTCTACTACAAGGATCATCAGGGCGAAACGATTCGCCGTGCCATTCATACGGCCAAACAGTGGATCACCGCTAATGAAGGGAAAGTTGAAGGCCTAACGATTCGTCTAGCCGGTGGCACTATCGGTGTAATTGCCTCTCAGAATGAAGCCGCTTTTGAAACCAATTTATGGGTGTTACCTCTCGTTTTTCTACTGATTTTCATCTTTGTGGCTGCTTTTTATTCCTCTCTTATGGCAGGAACAATGATGTTTGGTGCGATGTTGTTCGCCACTACTTTGACTTATGCCTATATGGGAATTGTCGGTATGGGAATAAACAGTAATACCGTTCCGATTATTGCTGTGGGTGTGGGGGTAGGCATCGATTACTCGATTTATATGATGGATAGAATTCGCTCTGAAATGGTGCTGCTTGGTGACCTAAATGCTGCAGTGAACCGTGCCATAAGAACAACGGGCCTAGCGGTGAGCTTTACAGCCATTACCTTGATTGCGGGCATTGTTATGTGGGTGCTTTTGTCGGACCTGCGTTTTCAGGCGGATGCTGCGCTGCTATTGATTGTAATGGTGATTCTTAATGGAGCGGCTGCGATGCTGCTGGTGCCTAGTTGGGTGCTGGTATTTAAACCGAATTTTATTGTTAAAGCGTATGTGGACGAAGACGGCGTGATTCATGCTGATCAGAGTTCTGAAGATGTATCACTTATTACAACCAAGGCATAA
- a CDS encoding DUF1302 family protein: MSKKITTTFTHLTVGIAATIGTGMVATSVVAAETEWAGFIENATYYREDVGLSKFRNTGQAEFETKFESDTFRSLKLNGTFRATYDGVYDLNDDEFGKNSGHAYLGENWHGRDTSTAVLTPGVPFPCDNDPTLCNNLNGYMDHKESDAKTPDFNDQLDFIRELYVSADKQLSNGDVLNIRLGKQQVIWGKTDLFRVLDVINPVDYSRHNIYDELEDIRIPQWMLTAEWRMGPNSVLDDSNLSMVWNFDKFRPNNLGTCGQSYRIIDAGCFFSSSANLQLIPGGPYSQPVPIIHDVEDHDWSLANTQLGLKWEGVYGDATFSVNALTYRQQLPSLHFRPIAPGAPVPAADGVFDIKFPRVNLLGGSIDYYSMGMDAVWRLEMAYTQGEEQPRDTDGHKETDMLRYVIGFDKNIILPELGTRSAFLLSTQLFGEHILDHERDMPNEADNWIGTLLFKGWYMNNRLSPQIIIAHDVGADATVYAPSVSWSPDNNWMFNVGVNIKSGGKKEFPWGVASAFGDSSPQTEPLARFTNGPIGVAHQEDEVQLSVRYSF; the protein is encoded by the coding sequence ATGTCGAAAAAAATAACAACGACATTCACTCACCTGACTGTAGGCATTGCTGCCACTATAGGTACAGGCATGGTCGCCACGTCTGTGGTGGCAGCTGAAACAGAGTGGGCAGGGTTTATAGAAAACGCTACATACTATCGTGAGGATGTCGGGCTTTCGAAGTTCCGTAATACAGGGCAAGCAGAGTTCGAAACAAAGTTTGAGTCGGATACTTTTCGTTCACTTAAGTTAAACGGGACATTCCGAGCTACTTATGATGGTGTTTATGATCTGAACGACGATGAGTTTGGTAAAAATTCTGGGCATGCTTATTTGGGTGAAAATTGGCATGGGCGAGATACATCAACGGCGGTATTAACTCCCGGCGTTCCTTTCCCTTGCGATAATGATCCCACTTTATGTAATAACTTAAACGGTTATATGGATCACAAGGAAAGTGATGCCAAAACTCCCGACTTTAATGATCAACTCGATTTTATTCGTGAGTTGTATGTAAGTGCAGATAAGCAATTAAGTAATGGTGATGTACTTAACATACGCTTGGGAAAACAACAGGTTATTTGGGGTAAAACAGATCTATTTCGTGTTTTAGATGTTATTAACCCGGTTGATTATTCACGTCACAATATTTATGACGAATTGGAGGATATTCGTATCCCTCAGTGGATGCTTACGGCTGAATGGCGAATGGGGCCTAATTCTGTCTTAGATGATTCAAACCTGTCGATGGTTTGGAACTTTGATAAATTCCGACCCAATAATTTGGGTACGTGCGGGCAGTCATATCGGATTATCGATGCCGGCTGTTTTTTCTCATCATCAGCTAACCTCCAGTTGATACCGGGTGGGCCGTACTCGCAACCCGTACCTATTATTCACGATGTTGAAGACCATGATTGGAGCTTAGCCAATACCCAGTTGGGTCTTAAATGGGAGGGCGTCTATGGTGATGCAACCTTCTCTGTAAACGCGCTGACTTACCGTCAACAACTGCCTTCATTGCACTTTAGACCGATAGCACCAGGTGCTCCAGTTCCTGCTGCTGATGGTGTGTTTGATATCAAGTTTCCACGTGTGAATTTATTGGGTGGGTCGATTGACTACTATTCCATGGGTATGGATGCAGTATGGCGCTTAGAGATGGCATATACGCAAGGAGAGGAGCAACCTCGTGATACCGACGGGCACAAAGAAACCGATATGCTGCGTTATGTAATTGGTTTTGATAAAAATATTATCCTGCCTGAATTAGGCACGCGTAGTGCATTCTTGTTATCAACGCAGTTGTTTGGCGAGCATATTTTGGATCATGAGCGTGATATGCCAAATGAAGCTGACAATTGGATTGGGACCTTATTGTTTAAAGGCTGGTATATGAATAACCGCCTTAGCCCTCAGATTATCATTGCTCATGATGTGGGTGCTGATGCCACCGTTTATGCTCCAAGTGTGTCTTGGTCTCCTGATAATAATTGGATGTTTAACGTGGGAGTAAATATTAAATCAGGGGGTAAGAAAGAATTCCCATGGGGTGTTGCTTCTGCATTTGGTGATTCATCTCCTCAAACGGAACCTCTGGCACGTTTTACTAATGGTCCGATAGGTGTTGCGCACCAAGAAGACGAAGTGCAATTGAGTGTGCGTTACAGCTTTTGA
- a CDS encoding DUF1329 domain-containing protein — protein MLKKTLLSAALALATLTGVQAAQISEDVIQNSFYPYKTGTPSFPGLNAGMTINQANVDQFKDALDPAMYTFIKNGATQMKVGATTSFDLHPSYVESTRKYSSNVSLGANSGEVSPTVAGRPFPQEPSMDDPRAGEKLAWNYKYGYNWGDSAAIYPFYWKYRNMESAKVERTIKMNFHFLNFTHRTSQAPYPAITPNPSNLFRAIYVQVLEPFDVKNTQLLIQRFEDDTKVDNAYLYLGFQRRVRRLSSGQTTDAFLGSDVMIEDFEGYNGRISDMKWSYKGTKNMLVPMYNHNEMPLDPKTHSDKDGYQVIAFGGQGGCFPDITWQLRKVYVVESQPVDQNHPISKREHYIDAQTFIIPRNITYDRKGDMWKSWTIGQSHPDYHLPINKGTGVSIDDSFSMIDIQAQHCTTGQFKGIVAPDLNPVDKFNVQNMRASGS, from the coding sequence ATGCTGAAAAAGACTTTATTATCTGCTGCACTGGCTTTGGCAACGCTGACTGGTGTGCAAGCAGCACAGATATCGGAAGATGTTATTCAGAACAGCTTCTACCCTTATAAAACAGGGACTCCAAGCTTTCCTGGGCTCAATGCTGGAATGACAATAAACCAGGCAAATGTTGATCAGTTTAAAGATGCACTTGATCCTGCCATGTATACATTTATTAAAAATGGTGCAACACAAATGAAAGTAGGTGCGACTACCTCTTTTGACCTGCACCCTAGTTATGTTGAATCAACACGGAAGTACTCCAGTAATGTATCGCTTGGTGCAAACAGTGGAGAGGTTTCTCCAACAGTGGCGGGGAGGCCGTTTCCGCAAGAGCCTTCAATGGATGATCCTCGAGCAGGCGAAAAGTTAGCATGGAACTACAAATACGGATACAACTGGGGGGATTCGGCAGCAATCTATCCTTTCTATTGGAAATACAGAAATATGGAGAGCGCTAAAGTCGAGCGTACCATTAAAATGAATTTTCACTTTTTAAATTTCACGCACCGTACCTCGCAGGCTCCATACCCTGCAATAACACCAAACCCTTCTAATTTGTTTCGCGCAATTTATGTGCAGGTTCTTGAACCGTTTGATGTTAAAAATACTCAATTGTTGATTCAACGATTTGAAGATGACACTAAAGTGGATAACGCCTATCTGTATCTTGGATTTCAGCGCAGGGTGCGACGCTTGTCTTCAGGGCAAACCACTGATGCTTTCTTAGGGTCAGATGTAATGATCGAAGATTTTGAAGGTTATAACGGTCGTATTAGTGATATGAAGTGGTCATATAAAGGCACCAAAAATATGCTGGTTCCGATGTATAACCATAATGAGATGCCCCTCGATCCTAAAACACATTCGGATAAAGATGGTTATCAAGTGATTGCATTCGGCGGGCAGGGGGGGTGCTTCCCGGATATCACTTGGCAGCTTCGTAAGGTCTATGTTGTAGAGTCGCAGCCTGTTGATCAGAACCATCCAATCAGTAAGCGAGAGCACTATATAGATGCTCAGACTTTTATTATTCCGCGAAATATTACATATGACCGTAAAGGTGATATGTGGAAAAGTTGGACAATTGGTCAGAGCCATCCGGATTATCATTTGCCAATCAATAAAGGTACAGGTGTATCAATTGATGACTCCTTCTCTATGATCGATATACAAGCTCAGCACTGTACGACAGGACAATTTAAGGGAATTGTTGCTCCTGATTTGAACCCTGTAGATAAGTTTAACGTACAGAATATGCGTGCATCAGGAAGTTAA